In the genome of Calliopsis andreniformis isolate RMS-2024a chromosome 10, iyCalAndr_principal, whole genome shotgun sequence, one region contains:
- the Muskelin gene encoding muskelin 1, translating into MASNENSDFQKVLEFKIYKYSSFSSSYVPENILVDKPSDQTSRWSSDIDNHPQYLILKLQCPAIVKTITFGKYEKTHVCNIKKFKVYGGLEPENMMELLESGLKNDSVPETFEVKHILGNEQNYFPVRYIKILPLLSWGPGFNFCIWHVRLTGTDDSKIVRPSIEWFNAYRQKEVIRLCMKHFRRLEQPEIVETLQRVTGVPLEDPRLTGLYDLLVTKGDHLQAERFISNAVMMGLLNDYINAQTYRAVWTKLTTNEPKPGMRGGHQMVLDPTAELLYLFGGWDGNQDLADLWSYNISTNKWTVICKDTETVGGPSARSCHKMCLDPERRQLFTLGRYLDTQYRIPRNLKSDFFVYDIESNKWTQISEDTGAVGGPRLIFDHQMSMDVEKRTIYIFGGRILVPLTNSDEHGLIPSSTEPIFSGLYSYHVPTGTWTRLACDIARPSAPNIPIIKSRAGHSMLFHPGSRKLYIFAGQRGKEYLSDFFTYEVDTNQVEHINFNDLGTKDSSHIPAPGFTQKTTIDPDLGEIYVLSGLSKNKDKRDDNVQNSFWVYNIKKNKWSCIYRNENGGQKYWSKMQDFEPCPRFAHQLVYDHVKKVHFLFGGNPGRSCLPNLRLDDFWQLKLCRPSHEQVLKRCKLLIRKHKFEELALNDSVEALEYLQTKVSEIIDHNDAEQTKEFQLLTSILFREQNSLLGESTNSNDSEGVLGNLVNTSTSLYYPTIRDIHTLRTELYDKLTEFFPESLTQPRANLIDLLPL; encoded by the exons ATGGCGTCCAACGAGAACAGCGATTTTCAGAAAGTTTTGGAGTTCAAAATTTACAAGTACTCCAGCTTTTCTTCGTCCTACGTACCAGA AAATATTCTCGTAGATAAGCCATCGGATCAAACGTCGCGCTGGTCTTCTGATATTGACAATCATCCACAG TATCTTATATTAAAATTGCAATGCCCTGCAATCGTGAAGACAATTACATTTGGCAAATATGAAAAAACACATGTCTGCAATATAAAGAAGTTCAAAGTATACGGTGGCTTGGAACCAGAAAATATGATGGAACTTTTAGAAAG TGGATTAAAGAATGATTCTGTACCAGAAACATTTGAAGTAAAACATATACTAGGAAATGAACAGAACTACTTTCCAGTTAGATACATAAAGATTCTTCCGTTACTGTCATGGGGTCCTGGCTTTAATTTCTGTATTTGGCATGTACGATTAACTGGTACTGATGATTCCAAAATTGTCAGACCCAGTATCGAATGGTTCAATGCG TATCGTCAGAAAGAAGTGATAAGACTGTGCATGAAACACTTCAGAAGACTTGAACAACCAGAAATAGTAGAAACTCTGCAAAGGGTTACTGGAGTTCCATTAGAAGATCCCAGATTAACAGGATTGTATGATTTGTTGGTAACAAAGGGCGATCATTTACAAGCTGAACGTTTTATAAGTAACGCCGTAATGA TGGGTCTTTTAAACGACtatatcaatgctcaaacttataGAGCTGTCTGGACTAAATTGACGACTAATGAACCTAAACCTGGAATGAGGGGGGGTCATCAAATGGTGCTCGACCCGACTGCGGAACTTCTTTATCTTTTTGGAGGTTGGGATGGAAATCAAGATCTTGCAGACTTATGGTCATACAATATATCTACTAACAAGTGGACTGTTATATGCAAAGATACAGAAACTGTG GGTGGCCCAAGCGCAAGATCTTGCCACAAAATGTGCCTCGATCCAGAACGTCGACAGCTTTTCACTCTGGGCAGATATCTGGATACACAGTATAGAATTCCCAGAAATTTAAAAAGCGATTTTTTTGTTTATGATATCGAATCGAACAAATGGACCCAAATTTCggaagacacaggagcagtaggaGGACCTCGATTAATTTTCGATCATCAAATGTCTATGGATGTCGAAAAACGAACAATTTATATTTTTGGCGGCAGAATTCTTGTTCCTCTGACAAA TTCTGATGAGCACGGCTTGATACCAAGTTCGACGGAACCTATCTTTTCTGGACTCTATTCCTATCATGTACCAACTGGTACCTGGACTAGACTTGCCTGTGACATTGCAAGACCAAGTGCTCCTAACATTCCAATTATTAAATCCAGGGCTGGCCATTCTATGCTTTTCCATCCG GGCTCAAGAAAGCTATACATTTTTGCTGGTCAAAGAGGCAAAGAATATCTGAGCGACTTTTTCACATATGAAGTCGATACAAATCAAGTGGAGCACATAAACTTTAATGATCTTGGTACAAAAGACTCAAGCCACATTCCGGCGCCTGGGTTTACTCAGAAAACGACTATTGATCCTGATTTAGGGGAAATTTATGTTTTATCG GGTTTAAGTAAGAATAAAGATAAAAGAGACGACAACGTGCAAAACTCTTTCTGGGTTTATAATATTAAGAAGAACAAGTGGTCTTGCATTTATCGAAATGAGAACGGTGGACAAAAATATTGGAGCAAAATGCAAGACTTCGAACCATGTCCACGATTCGCTCATCAATTAGTCTATGATCACGTGAAAAAG GTTCACTTTCTGTTTGGAGGAAATCCTGGAAGATCCTGTCTTCCAAATTTACGACTAGATGATTTCTGGCAACTGAAATTATGCAGACCCTCTCACGAACAGGTTCTAAAAAGGTGCAAGTTACTTATAAGGAAGCACAAGTTCGAAGAGCTGGCATTGAACGACAGCGTCGAAGCACTTGAATATTTACAGACCAAAGTGTCGGAGATTATCGATCATAACGATGCGGAACAGACGAAAGAG TTTCAATTGTTAACGTCTATTCTATTCAGAGAACAAAACTCGTTATTAGGAGAATCCACGAATTCGAACGATTCGGAGGGCGTTTTAGGAAATTTAGTTAATACGAGCACGTCGTTATACTATCCAACCATCCGCGATATTCACACCCTGAGAACTGAGTTGTACGATAAGCTGACGGAATTCTTTCCTGAATCATTGACGCAACCGCGCGCTAACTTGATCGATCTTTTACCTTTATGA